In Deltaproteobacteria bacterium, the genomic stretch TGCAACACCAGCGGGGCGCGCACAAAAAATCCGCCGACGTTTCCGACCAGAAACGGATATCCGACAAACAGGTCGCGACATCCGGTTTCCTCGACCCGCGCCCGGAACTCGCGGTCCAGATTGCGCAGGGTCCGCGCCGTGTCGGCGGCGACCTTGTGCAGACCGGCTTCGTCGCCGCTCAGAAGGGGAATGACGTTTTCGGACCACAGCAACGCCACGATGCGCTCGGACCGTCCGTCGATGATCCGGTCCAGCGAAGCGAGATCGAAATGCCGGCCGGTGACGGCTTTGTACAGGCGCACGCTGGGGCTGCGGCCGTCGCCGCTCACAAGCCGCTCGCGCAGATGCTTGAGCGCGCCGGCCAGCGCGTCGCGTGTCTTGACCTCGGCCAGCCCCCGCGCACGCGCCGCCTTCTCCTCATCCTCGCGTCGTTTGCGTTCGGCCTGCGTCAGTCGAAAAACGAGCGACTGATCGAGACGCACCGCGCCGTCGGCGTCGGCGACCGGCGGCGATTCGACCTCCAGCCGATGCTCCTGCACGGACGATTCGATGGTCGCCGTGGCGGTTTCGTCCCACGACGCTTTCCCGAGAATCCGCGCCAACCGGCGCAATCCCACCGCGCCGCCGCCGCGACGCGCGAGACCCGCGAATAATCCCGCGAGCGCCGTTCGCGCTTCGAACTTGCCCGGCGGCAACGATGGAAGCGGGCGTTCGACGGGCCGGTCCACGCGCTCGATCTTGAGCGCCCGCGCGGCGGCGGTCAGCAGATAACGGAACAAGTGCTCCTGCTGCAGGCTGCGACCGACCGCCGCCAAAACGTCGAGCTCGCGAACGTGGATTTCGCGATCGGCGAGAATCACGTGCATCATGATGTTGAAGACGCTGGCGGCGACCGGCTCACCGCCCGCGATGGCGACGGGCAGCAACTCGCCGAACCGCGCGAGCGCCTTTTCGCCGTCGAGCAGATCCTTCCAGCCGGGAACCACGGTCGAAAACGTGTCTTCGAGCGCCTTGGTCTCCGTGTCGTCAAGGCTGTCGTCGGCCATGGCCACGAGCGAAGCGGCGCACAGCGCGAATTCCTGGATTTCGGGCGCCGGCGTCCCATCGTCCTGAGTTTCGTAGAATCTCTCCGCGGAACCGCCGAGAATCGTTTCGAGCACGTCATCCACGTCGGCGAGCGTTCGTGTTCCCGGGCCGCGGCCCGTGGCGGCGCAGAAGGCGTCCGTCTCCGAAAACAGCAGCAGCGCATAAGCCCGCAACAAGTGTTCGGGATGCGAGCCGAGCTTTTCGGTTTCGGCTTTTTCCGTTTCGCCGAAGAGCACTTTTGCCTGTTCGATGTAGGCGGGGGCGTCGCCCGCGAGTCGTTCGGCGGGAAGTCCGGTCACCATGGCCATCATGAGCCGGATAGGGTCGTCGAGCGAACCGGTGGCGAGTGCCGCAAAACGGTCCGCTGTGAATTCCATCGCCATCGAGACGCGCGAGGCGAGGACACGTACGGAGTCGGGGAGCCGGTGATCCCACGCGATAGCCGACGCGAAATCCATGGCCAAACGGCGCTTTGTCTGCGCGAATGCGTTGGTGTGCGCGAGATGATGGCCGAATTCATGGCCGAACAGGGCGATGAAACTTCCCCGGTCGAGCAGCGTGGACCACTGACCCTGAAGACTGATGAATACCACGTCGGGGCAGATGAAATTCGCCGCGCGGGCTTCGCCGCTCGCCTGATAAATCTCGATCGCGCGATCGAGTCCGAGTGCGCCGGCCGCCGATTTGGCGTATTCGAACACGTCGGGCGCCATGTTTTCGGAGAGTTTCACGTGCGTCGTCAGCAGGCGTCGTCGAATACGTTCGGAGTCGTGTTTTTCGAGATTCACAGCCCCACCGGAATTGAAAATGCCGGTGGCCAACAACGAGTCGGCGAACACGGGTTCACCCCGAAATCGAAACCTCTCCACATCGATCGCACGTTTTTCCGCGCTGGCCATCGCAACGTCTTCGGACATGTTTCCCCCCCGGTTCGGGCTTTGCTCGAAAACGCACATTGTTGATCGCGCCGCCTCGGGCAGCGACAATCCGTCATGGTTCGATCATGAAACTTCGCGCGCGGGCCGTTTCGTCTAGGCGTCGGCCCGAACGACCCAAATGAAACTGTTCATCAGGCTACTGCCAGTATACGACGCATGGGGTCATGCATTCAATCAATGCGCTCGAACGGATACAGGCTCAAATTCCGGACGCGATAACCTGCTCGAGATTTCTCCCATCCGCACCCGCGGGAACCGGCCGTCACGACTCTCTCACGCGGATCGCGTACTCCCCGCTGACCTCCACGTCGATCCGCCAGCCGCCGTCCACGCGAATGGGCGTGACCACGCCGATGCCCGTGCCCGTCACGGTCGGCGATGTGTCGATGTCCGACGGCATCCACAAATCCGCGACGCCGGGCGCGTCGGTCGTCCCCTCGACGAGCAGGTCGCCGTCGCACGGCGTGGCTTCGAGGCGCGTGAGACGTCCCGGCGCGGCGCGAGGATAGGCGCGGTTCAGGCATTCGCGGATGGGAAATCGCGCGTTGCCGCAAGCGGCCTGTTGCTGTTCGATCCATCCGGGGGTGGGCGGCCACATGACGTTGTGTGGGTCGCCGCACTCCTGCTCCCACTGCCACCACGCGCCGCCGGAGTGCCGATACGAATCTTCGAGCGCGGCGAACCTTCGCATCCAGTCGTCGGCTTCCGCGTCGCCGCCGAAGTGGTTGTACTCGCCGTACCACAGCGGCGCGCCGTAGAGGCGGCCCACCAGATCGAACAGGAGGAATCCGAACTCCAGCGAGAGCGGGTTGAAGATTTCCATGTACTGGTGAACGGCCCACGCCGCGTTGTCGATTCGCGGGACGAACGCCGAGGGGATGCCGTCGACGACCGGTTCGAAGAAGAGGATGTGTCCCGCCGTGCCCGCCTCCTGCTCGGCCGCGCGAATCGCCGCTTCGGCGTCGAGGTAATACTGGCTCAGACCCTGGTACGTGGCGAGGACGTCGGAGCCCCGACCCGGCTCGTTGATCAAATCGTAACCCGCCACGCGCGAATCGCCGGCGAATTCGGTCGCGATCGTCGCCCACAGATCGACGAGCTCGTCGCGAATGCCGTCGGTGTTGTCGTAGAAATGATCCCACGCGCGGATCACGGCGGGGCTCTCCTCGCGTCGTCCGGGCGTGCAGGTGGGTTCGCCGTCGGTGATCGTCGCCCACTCGGGCGCGCCATCCCACCCGCGCTGATGGCTCGTACCGGGCGGGCAGACCTCTTCCGCGGGCGTGAAGACGAACTTCGACCACGCGTCCTGATGCATGTCGATCACGACGTACAAGCCGCGCTCCCCGGCGTCGTCCACGGCGGTGCGCACGCGCGCAAGGTAGTCTTCGTCAAACGCGTCGCGTTCCGGCTCCCACGCGGACCACGTGGTGACGAGACGCACGACGTTGTGGCCGAGGGCTGCGACGTCGTCCCAGTCCTCGTCACTCAGTTCCGCCACGGTAGGAAGCGTGGGATCGGTCTCGAAGTAGTCGCCCAGGTGGTTGAAGTTCACGCCGCGCAGGAGTACCTCGCGGCCGAGATCGTCCGCGATATGGGCTGCCGGACCGGTCACGGCGCGCAGACGCGGAGGATCCTCGTGCGTCGCGGAATCGTCATCGCCATCGTCGTCGGGAAGCGGCGGCCACGTGTCGTCGTCCGCGTCGTCGTCAATCGCGTCGTCGTCGCCCGTGTCGTCGTCGATGGCATCGTCGTCATCCGGCGACGTCGAGTCCCCATCGCCGGATGATCCGCACCCGACGAACAACCACACGCCCAGGACGGCGAACACGAAACCGCGTAAGAAGTGACCGGTCATCGCGGGAGTCACCCCTCAAGTGAATGACGACCGTTCCATCATTGGCGATGCGTGCCGCCGGTGCAAGAATCCGTCGGGCGCGACGCGAATCTTCCATGCGCGACGCCGCGTTTCGTGGTAAACGGGGAGATGGGAATCGGGACGTCTTCGCGACGATCCCAATGGCTTGGATTTCGCGATTGCGGGGGAGCGGCTCATGACCGGTGATTCGAAGGGCGTCCAGGCGTCGCTCGACCGGGGCGCCCTGGAGGAAGGGCGGCGTTCGATCCTTGCTCGGATCGCCAAGCTCGAGGAGCGTCGCTCCACGGCGAAGCCGGAGATCCTCGACAAGCTGCTGGCGGAACAGAAATCCAAGCTCGCGGATGTGGACCGGCAACTCGCCGCCGCCCCGCGCACACCCGCTCCGACTCCCGCACCGACTCCCGCTCCTGCACCCACGCCCGTTCCGACGCCCGTTCACGCTCCCGCTCCAACTCCCGTTCCCACTCCAACTCCCCCGCCCGCTCCCGTTCCACGGGTCGAATTGCCCGAGACGGCACCCGCGCCGGAGCCTGAACCGGAGCCCGAACCGATTGGCGAACAGCCGCGTCCGTGGGATGTTTCCTTTGGGTCGCGTTTCGACGACGAATTTCCTCCCAAGAAATTTCCGTGGGCGCTCGTCGTCGCGGGAGCGGTCGTGCTCGCCGTATTGGCACTTGGGTACGCCTACATCACAAAAGCCGGCGTTTCCCCGGCACCCAGCGCGCCGCCCCCGGTCGCGGCGGCGTCGCCAACGCCTTCTCCGACGCCTACGCCGACACCGCCGCCGGTTGATCATCTGGCGAAGGGGACGGAGCTTTGGTGGACCCGCGGTCCCGAGAAGGCGGCCGAGGCGTTGGTCGAACTCCGCGTTGCGGCGAGTGCGTCGCCGCCATCCGCGGAGGCCGAGGCTCGCATCGCGGAAATCGAGTTGCTGCTCGCCGCGCAGACCGGGCGCGACCGCGAGGCCATTGCGAAGGCTTGCGAAGCGGCCGAGCGGCACTTCGCCGCGCCGTCACCGCCGGCGTCCGCCGGTCGTGCCAGGGCGACTTGCGAATACGCGCGAAAGCGATACGGCCCGGCGCTCGCCGCGGCGACCGCGATCCTGTCCGTGTCCGGCGACGCTCCGCCCGACGCCGAGACGCACCTTCTGATCGGCCGAATCCATCAAGCGAATCGCCAGGGAGACAAGGCGCTGGCGTCGTACGAAAAAGCCGCGTCGCTCGGCCCGCGCTTGTTCGAAGCCCGGCATCTCGCGGCCGAGGTTCGCGCCGCGCGTCGCGACTTCAAGGGAGCGATCGAGGCTCAAACGGCGGCGCTGGCGATCGCCCCGCAAAGCGAAATCGCCGCGAAGAAACTCGCTGAGTACAAGGCCGCGCTGAAGCCGGGCGAGGACGAAGAGGACACGACGAACGAGGACGCCTTCACGCAGTATTATCAAACGGCTGTCCGAATGCGGAATGAGGGCCGATTCGCCGAGGCCGCCGCGCAACTCGATCAGGCGATCGCCCTACGTCCCAACGCGTCGCTGCTGCTGACCAAGGCGCGGTGGGTGGCGGACACCGACCCGACCGGCGCGCTCGAGGCCGCCAAACGCGCTTCGGCGGCGGGCAGCGACGAAGCGTGGTACTGGATCGGTGCGTTGGAGCAACGCGCGGGACGCACGGGAAACGCCATCGCGGCGTACGAGGCCTACCTCGCCCGCAACCCCGGCGGGTCATACGCGGCCGAGGCGCAAAACGCGCTCTCGAAGCTCAAGGGGCCCTGAACGATCGGATATTCACACGTGCGGAATCGATCCGCGCGTTCGCACATCGCCAGTGACGGGGAGCGATCATTCGGTCGTCTCGCCGAAAGCTTGACGACGCGGAAAAACACGACGTGACAACGGCGCCGTCCGAATTTAAGATCGGGATCGTCCAGAAACGTTCGAATTATTCGGGCAGACTTAACGGCAGGCCCGATGCTGAGCTCGGCGACATGCGTGTCGCCCGGACGAACGTGACCGCGCGCGCATGATTCACAGAACAGGGGGAATCGAAATGAAGAACGTGGAAATGAGCCGGGACGGCGACATCCTGACGATCAAGGTCGACCTGAGCCGGGAGTTCGGACCTTCCGCTTCCGGAAAGACGATCATGATCGCGACCACGGAAGGCAATGTGTCCATACCGGACGACGATGAGAAAAAGATCGGTCTCAACATCTACAAGAAGAAACCGACGACCTGACGCGCTCTGATGCGAGATCTTCCTCGATCTCGCCGGCAGCGTGCGAACAACCCGCGACTCGAAGCAGCATGACCGGACGAAATTCCGGGAAGACGGTGGCTCCTACGCATCCGATCGATCGCCCCGTTTCCCGCCGATGGCGCCGTAACTTTTGAGTTTGCGGTAAAGCGTCGCCGATCCGATGCCGAGTTGCTCGGCGCTGCGCGTTTGGTTGCCGCCGTTCCGATCGAGAACGGACAGGATATATTCTTTTTCGACGTCTTCGAGCGACTTCACCTCGCCCGATTTCGCCGGGATCGCAATCGCCTGTCGGACTTCTTCGGGGAGATCGTCGAGTTCCGTACGCTTGACGCGCCCCAGTGCGACCGCGCGTTCCATGGCGTTTTCCAGTTCACGGACATTGCCCGGCCAGTCGTAACGCAGGAGCTGATCCGCCACACGCGGCGAAAGACTGGAGATCGGGCGTTTGAGTCGAAGGGCCGCCTCGGCCTGCAGGACGCGGGCGAGCGGGAGGATATCGTCCCGCCGATCGCGAAGAGCGGGCATGTGCAACTCCACGACGTTCAGCCGGTAATAGAGGTCCTTGCGAAAGCGGCCCGACGCGATGTCCTCGATCAGTTCGCGGTTCGTCGCGGCGATGACGCGGACGTTGATGGCCCGGGATTGGTTTTCCCCGACGCGGCGGATCTCGCGCTCCTGCAATGCGCGCAGGAGTTTGATCTGCATTGCCGGCGAGACCTCGCCGATTTCGTCGAGCAGCAGCGTCCCGCCATTCGCGGCCTCGAAGAGCCCCGGGCGGTTTTGCACCGCGCCCGTGAACGCCCCTCGCGCGTGTCCAAACAGCTCGCTCTCCAAAAGCGTTTCGGTGATCGCACCGCAGTTAACCGCGATGAACGGTCCGCGCGCGCGCGCGGATTGGTCATGCACAAACCGCGCGATGCGCTCTTTGCCCGTCCCGCTCTCTCCCGTGATGAGCAGCGTGGTGTCCACCTTGGCGACCCGCTGGGCGAGATCGATCAGGCGTCGCATGGCGGTGCTCTTCGAGACCATTCCGAGCGGTTCATCGACTTCGCTCGCGACGCGGGCGAGCACGCGCGTCCTCTCCTGCAGCTTGTGTTCAACTTCCTTGAGTGTCTCGGTGATCTGGTGAAGCGAGACGTCGAGCCAGCCGTTCAGGTTTTCGAGACGAAAGAAATGCAGCTCTTCCGCGCGATCGTCGCCCCACTCTTCGCGGGTTCGGCCCAGCAGGTGACACGCCGCGTCGCCCCGGCCGATGCAACGCTCTTCCAGGACGTAGATGTCCTGGCCCAATGTCCGACTCAGGTACCCGCTGGTCAGGCCGCAGATCGTCCAGCAGACGGGGGACTCGCTGCGTCCCAGGTGGGCGATGTGCTGCTCCGCCTCGTACGAACTCAACAGCGTTCGACCTGCTTTCGAAAGTGGATCGGCGTTATCGGGATCGAACCGGAACATCCCCGCCAGCATGTGGATGTGACCGCCGGCCATCCGTTGGTCCTCGTCACTGTCCCACTTGTAATGAGCCTGCATCGCCTCGGCCATCCGCCACCCGTGAATGTAGCCGAATCGGGTGAGGAATCCCCGGGCGGTCGCGAGACCGAAATGTTCGATGAGGTCCTTGCGCAGACTCCCGATCGCGGTCGTGTCGATGATGAGCGCGCGCTGACCCGCGAAGAGGATCGTTCCGCTCTCGGCGTCGTACTCCACCAATTCCTGAATATTCAGGTCGTCGATTCGCATGGCATTCCCTCATTTTGATGGATGGTCTGCCCATTTGATCGTTTCAGCAAGCATTTTTTCGCCGGGTTCGCCCGGAGCCCTCGTCGGGCGGTCTGCTTCCGAAGAATTCGAGGTCATCCATCCTCATCGGCACCACGTGATCGAAGACGCCGACGCATGTCCGCGGCGAGCCGTTGCACCCCCGTAATGATCGACGTCGGATCAATTTGATGCGCCCCGCCGGTCGTTGTTTCGGAACGCGATTTCTCAAAGGGCCGTGAATCCCGGCACTTCCACGACGGCGCGAGCCGGGCACGAGACGTGCACACGCCAACGCCGACCCACAAAAGGAGCGTTTCATGAGACACTTTTTCAGGTTCGGATTTCTGATGTTTCTCGCAACGGCGCTTTTCGCCTTGCCCGCCTGCACGGATGACAGCCAGGACGATGCCGAGGACGCGATCGAGGATGCCCTCGGGCTCGAAGTTGAATTCAACAGCGACGATCTGGGCGTATCGACGCCGGACGGCTGGAATTTCCTCTTCGCGGTGAAGCTGGAAGGCGACGACGTCAATCTCGTGGTCGACGACTTCAAGATCGATCTGACGCTGCTCGACGAGATCGACGGGATCGACCTGTCCGAAATTGACCACATGATCGCGATGGCGCGGGTGGACGGACTATCCGGATTCGGCAAGCGCCTCCGCTACGCCAACAAAATGATCATCAAGGACAACATCCTGCGTCTGGACAACAAGGCCATCAGTCTGCTCGGCGATTCGATCGGCCCTTCGGGCGAAGGATGGTACG encodes the following:
- a CDS encoding cellulase family glycosylhydrolase, translated to MTGHFLRGFVFAVLGVWLFVGCGSSGDGDSTSPDDDDAIDDDTGDDDAIDDDADDDTWPPLPDDDGDDDSATHEDPPRLRAVTGPAAHIADDLGREVLLRGVNFNHLGDYFETDPTLPTVAELSDEDWDDVAALGHNVVRLVTTWSAWEPERDAFDEDYLARVRTAVDDAGERGLYVVIDMHQDAWSKFVFTPAEEVCPPGTSHQRGWDGAPEWATITDGEPTCTPGRREESPAVIRAWDHFYDNTDGIRDELVDLWATIATEFAGDSRVAGYDLINEPGRGSDVLATYQGLSQYYLDAEAAIRAAEQEAGTAGHILFFEPVVDGIPSAFVPRIDNAAWAVHQYMEIFNPLSLEFGFLLFDLVGRLYGAPLWYGEYNHFGGDAEADDWMRRFAALEDSYRHSGGAWWQWEQECGDPHNVMWPPTPGWIEQQQAACGNARFPIRECLNRAYPRAAPGRLTRLEATPCDGDLLVEGTTDAPGVADLWMPSDIDTSPTVTGTGIGVVTPIRVDGGWRIDVEVSGEYAIRVRES
- a CDS encoding tetratricopeptide repeat protein yields the protein MTGDSKGVQASLDRGALEEGRRSILARIAKLEERRSTAKPEILDKLLAEQKSKLADVDRQLAAAPRTPAPTPAPTPAPAPTPVPTPVHAPAPTPVPTPTPPPAPVPRVELPETAPAPEPEPEPEPIGEQPRPWDVSFGSRFDDEFPPKKFPWALVVAGAVVLAVLALGYAYITKAGVSPAPSAPPPVAAASPTPSPTPTPTPPPVDHLAKGTELWWTRGPEKAAEALVELRVAASASPPSAEAEARIAEIELLLAAQTGRDREAIAKACEAAERHFAAPSPPASAGRARATCEYARKRYGPALAAATAILSVSGDAPPDAETHLLIGRIHQANRQGDKALASYEKAASLGPRLFEARHLAAEVRAARRDFKGAIEAQTAALAIAPQSEIAAKKLAEYKAALKPGEDEEDTTNEDAFTQYYQTAVRMRNEGRFAEAAAQLDQAIALRPNASLLLTKARWVADTDPTGALEAAKRASAAGSDEAWYWIGALEQRAGRTGNAIAAYEAYLARNPGGSYAAEAQNALSKLKGP
- a CDS encoding sigma-54-dependent Fis family transcriptional regulator, whose amino-acid sequence is MRIDDLNIQELVEYDAESGTILFAGQRALIIDTTAIGSLRKDLIEHFGLATARGFLTRFGYIHGWRMAEAMQAHYKWDSDEDQRMAGGHIHMLAGMFRFDPDNADPLSKAGRTLLSSYEAEQHIAHLGRSESPVCWTICGLTSGYLSRTLGQDIYVLEERCIGRGDAACHLLGRTREEWGDDRAEELHFFRLENLNGWLDVSLHQITETLKEVEHKLQERTRVLARVASEVDEPLGMVSKSTAMRRLIDLAQRVAKVDTTLLITGESGTGKERIARFVHDQSARARGPFIAVNCGAITETLLESELFGHARGAFTGAVQNRPGLFEAANGGTLLLDEIGEVSPAMQIKLLRALQEREIRRVGENQSRAINVRVIAATNRELIEDIASGRFRKDLYYRLNVVELHMPALRDRRDDILPLARVLQAEAALRLKRPISSLSPRVADQLLRYDWPGNVRELENAMERAVALGRVKRTELDDLPEEVRQAIAIPAKSGEVKSLEDVEKEYILSVLDRNGGNQTRSAEQLGIGSATLYRKLKSYGAIGGKRGDRSDA